In Toxotes jaculatrix isolate fToxJac2 chromosome 11, fToxJac2.pri, whole genome shotgun sequence, a single genomic region encodes these proteins:
- the mrps6 gene encoding 28S ribosomal protein S6, mitochondrial: protein MPRYELALILKAMQRPETAATLRRTVETLMERGAVVRDLENLGERLLPYKITKHNMRHSRGSYFLVDFYAATDIVPGLLNHLHRDVDVVRPTVLKKDAEVPHSNCCGPKE, encoded by the coding sequence ATGCCTCGCTACGAATTGGCGCTGATCTTGAAGGCGATGCAGCGGCCGGAGACTGCTGCTACTCTCCGGCGGACAGTAGAGACTTTGATGGAGCGGGGCGCCGTGGTGAGGGACCTGGAGAACTTGGGAGAGAGACTGTTGCCCTACAAGATAACCAAACATAACATGAGGCACAGCCGCGGATCTTACTTTCTGGTCGATTTCTACGCAGCCACCGACATCGTCCCAGGCTTATTGAATCACTTGCACCGTGATGTGGACGTGGTGAGGCCCACTGTGCTGAAGAAGGACGCCGAGGTTCCCCACAGTAACTGCTGTGGTCCCAAAGAGTGA
- the nolc1 gene encoding nucleolar and coiled-body phosphoprotein 1 isoform X2, whose protein sequence is MAAQSSVPSDLYRCVYSFLLNNKFTKAAQQFLKQTKVTPQDENEENLVNIYNFWVKSPEAKKRKAPLNEGEAANGPLAKKAKTTPESSSSEDSSSEDEEAVSKPTKAAPAAKGVPAKAAAATKAASSSSEDSSDSEEEKKKAPAKAPVKPVAAAPAAGNTRKKDSSSSSEESDSEDEQPAKAPAPKPKAGAVTTSKPAVPAKGAGQKKQESSSSEDSSSDSEDEKPAKAPVKATPVKAAAAAAESSSEDSSSEDEAPPSKKPKAGAYSAVPPPASIQKAPAAPAAAKAKDSDSSDSSDDSSDEEEEKKVAAKPAPVKTAATKPAAKKQESSSESSDSSSEEEEAKKPAAKVTPAKAAPVKPAPAKATPAKKEDSDSDSSSSEDEEEVKKPAAKVTPAKAAPAKPAAAKAKPAKESSSEEDSSSEEEEEKAAAKKPAAKPAPAKTTPAKKDESSSSDSSSEDEAPAKSATKTAAPPKPAAASKPPAKAAESSSDSEDSSEDEEEPVKAKAAAKPATPASKRAAPLAKPAAATAAESSSDSDSSEDEEEPAKAKPAGTKPATPALKPATPAAKPAAPAESSSDSDSSSEDEDKPVKAKPAAAKPATPASKPATPAAKPTAAESSSDSDSSSEDEEEPVKAKPVAAAKPATPATKPATPASKPAAAKESSSDSDSSDSENEAKPAVKKQAPAVSVAKKPATAAKAPADSSEDSSSEEEEPKKAAPKPKPAATKAAAAPAKKKAEESSSESSDSSDSETETKSTPAKPANGKAATPKTTSAAAKAPAKPEESSSSDSSSEEEEASKTTQVKVQKPAATAKTTPTAKPKESSSSSSDSSSDEEEAPRKAATAPTTPATNGTKGKRKRDEESSESEEEETEVTTPKNKTVTTTPQTFPKASKKSSNIPFRRIREEEVNVDPRLADNSFDAKYGAKGDWGEKANDVLRFTKGKSFRHEKTKKKRGSYRGGAISTSVNSIKFDSD, encoded by the exons ATGGCGGCGCAGAGCTCGGTGCCGAGTGATCTTTATAGATGCGTGTATTCTTTTCTGCTGAATAACAAGTTCACCAAGGCGGCGCAGCAGTTTTTGAAACAGACGAAAGTG actCCACAAGATGAGAATGAAGAAAACCTCGTCAATATCTATAACTTCTGGGTGAA ATCTCCTGAGGCTAAGAAACGAAAAGCACCTCTTAATGAGGGTGAGGCCGCCAATGGTCCATTGGCCAAGAAAGCAAAAACCACCCCAGAGAGCTCCAGCAGTGAGGACTCAAGCAGCGAGGATGaagaagctgtttccaaaccAACTAAGGCAGCTCCTGCAG CCAAGGGGGTGCCTgctaaagcagcagcagctactaAAGCTGCatccagcagcagtgaggacTCCAGTgactcagaggaggaaaagaagaaggctCCTGCAAAG GCTCCTGTGAAGCCGgtggctgctgctcctgctgctggcaACACGAGGAAGAAAGACAGCAGCTCTAGCAGTGAAGAATCTGACTCTGAGGATGAGCAGCCTGCTAAAGCCCCTGCACCAA AACCAAAGGCAGGTGCAGTCACAACATCCAAGCCAGCTGTTCCTGCTAAAGGTGCAGGTCAGAAAAagcaggagagcagcagcagtgaagatAGTTCCTCAGATTCTGAAGATGAAAAACCAGCTAAG GCTCCAGTCAAAGCCACCCCAGtaaaggctgctgctgctgcagctgagtcAAGCAGTGAAGACTCTTCATCTGAAGATGAGGCTCCTCCTAGCAAAAAACCAAAAGCAG GAGCGTACAGTGCAGTCCCACCTCCTGCTTCAATCCAGAAAGCGCCAGCTGCACCAGCAGCCGCCAAGGCCAAGGACAGTGACTCCTCAGACAGCAGTGACGACAGCAGTgacgaagaagaagagaagaaagtagCTG CGAAACCTGCACCGGTAAAGACTGCTGCTACCAAACCTGCTGCAAAGAAGCAGGAATCCAGCTCTGAGAGCTCAG ATTCAAgctcagaagaagaggaggcaaagaagCCTGCTGCCAAAGTCACCCCAGCTAAAGCAGCCCCAGTCAAACCTGCTCCAGCCAAGGCCACTCCTGCTAAAAAGgaagattcagattcagactcATCAAGTtcggaggatgaagaggaggtgaagaaacCTGCAGCGAAGGTGACCCCTGCTAAGGCTGCCCCAGCAAAACCAGCCGCAGCTAAAGCTAAACCTGCTAAAGAAAGCTCCTCAGAAGAGGATTCCAGttcggaggaggaggaggagaaggcagcAGCAAAGAAACCCGCAGCTAAACCTGCACCTGCCAAGACTACTCCAGCTAAAAAAGATGAGTCCTCAAGCTCAG ATAGCAGCTCTGAAGACGAGGCTCCAGCAAAATCTGCCACTAAAACTGCAGCCCCACCGAAACCTGCCGCTGCTTCCAAACCCCCAGCCaaggcagcagagagcagctctgATTCAGAGGACTCCtctgaggatgaggaagaaCCGGTGAAAGCAAAGGCAGCAGCTAAACCAGCCACCCCGGCTTCAAAGCGTGCAGCCCCTCTTGCAAAGCctgctgcagcaacagcagcagagagcagctcagactctgACTCCTCTGAAGACGAGGAGGAACCAGCTAAGGCCAAGCCTGCAGGAACTAAGCCTGCAACCCCAGCTTTAAAGCCGGCTACCCCTGCAGCTAAgcctgctgctccagcagagagcagctcagactctgACTCCTCTTCTGAAGATGAAGACAAACCAGTCAAGGCTAAACCTGCAGCAGCTAAACCAGCTACCCCAGCTTCAAAGCCAGCTACCCCTGCAGCAAAGCCcactgcagcagagagcagctctgACTCTGATTCTTCCtctgaggatgaagaagaaccAGTGAAAGCTAAGCCAGTGGCAGCAGCTAAACCAGCTACCCCAGCAACAAAGCCCGCCACGCCTGCATCAAAGCCCGCTGCCGCGAAAGAGAGCAGCTCCGACTCTGACAGCTCAGACTCTGAGAATGAGGCCAAACCTGCAGTCAAGAAACAAGCTCCAGCGGTATCAGTGGCCAAGAAACCTGCCACTGCTGCCAAGGCTCCTGCAGACTCCAGTGAGGACAGCTccagcgaggaggaggagcccAAGAAGGCAGCACCCAAGCCCAAGCCCGCAGCCACAAaggcagctgctgctccagcaaaGAAGAAGGCTGAGGAGAGCAGCTCTGAGTCCTCGGATAGCTCTGATTCTGAGACAGAGACCAAGTCCACACCTGCTAAGCCAGCGAATGGCAAGGCAGCAACACCCAAGACAACCAGTGCAGCAGCCAAGGCCCCAGCAAAGCCAGAAGAGTCCTCATCCAGTGACAGTAgctctgaggaggaagaggccaGTAAAACTACACAAGTCAAAGTACAAAAACCTGCTGCAACAGCAAAGACAACTCCGACAGCTAAACCtaaagagagcagcagcagctcctcagacAGTTCTTCAGATGAGGAGGAAGCACCACGCAAAGCAGCCACAGCACCCACCACCCCTGCAACAAATG GTAccaaaggaaagagaaaaagagacgaAGAGTCgtcagaaagtgaggaggaagagacagaagtcacaacaccaaaaaacaagACAGTAACAACGACACCTCAGACTTTCCCTAAAGCCAGTAAGAAG TCTTCCAATATACCCTTCCGAAGaataagagaagaagaagtaaatGTGGATCCCCGTCTTGCTGACAACTCCTTTGACGCAA
- the nolc1 gene encoding nucleolar and coiled-body phosphoprotein 1 isoform X3: MAAQSSVPSDLYRCVYSFLLNNKFTKAAQQFLKQTKVTPQDENEENLVNIYNFWVKSPEAKKRKAPLNEGEAANGPLAKKAKTTPESSSSEDSSSEDEEAVSKPTKAAPAAAKGVPAKAAAATKAASSSSEDSSDSEEEKKKAPAKAPVKPVAAAPAAGNTRKKDSSSSSEESDSEDEQPAKAPAPKPKAGAVTTSKPAVPAKGAGQKKQESSSSEDSSSDSEDEKPAKAPVKATPVKAAAAAAESSSEDSSSEDEAPPSKKPKAGAYSAVPPPASIQKAPAAPAAAKAKDSDSSDSSDDSSDEEEEKKVAAKPAPVKTAATKPAAKKQESSSESSDSSSEEEEAKKPAAKVTPAKAAPVKPAPAKATPAKKEDSDSDSSSSEDEEEVKKPAAKVTPAKAAPAKPAAAKAKPAKESSSEEDSSSEEEEEKAAAKKPAAKPAPAKTTPAKKDESSSSDSSSEDEAPAKSATKTAAPPKPAAASKPPAKAAESSSDSEDSSEDEEEPAKAKPAGTKPATPALKPATPAAKPAAPAESSSDSDSSSEDEDKPVKAKPAAAKPATPASKPATPAAKPTAAESSSDSDSSSEDEEEPVKAKPVAAAKPATPATKPATPASKPAAAKESSSDSDSSDSENEAKPAVKKQAPAVSVAKKPATAAKAPADSSEDSSSEEEEPKKAAPKPKPAATKAAAAPAKKKAEESSSESSDSSDSETETKSTPAKPANGKAATPKTTSAAAKAPAKPEESSSSDSSSEEEEASKTTQVKVQKPAATAKTTPTAKPKESSSSSSDSSSDEEEAPRKAATAPTTPATNGTKGKRKRDEESSESEEEETEVTTPKNKTVTTTPQTFPKASKKSSNIPFRRIREEEVNVDPRLADNSFDAKYGAKGDWGEKANDVLRFTKGKSFRHEKTKKKRGSYRGGAISTSVNSIKFDSD, translated from the exons ATGGCGGCGCAGAGCTCGGTGCCGAGTGATCTTTATAGATGCGTGTATTCTTTTCTGCTGAATAACAAGTTCACCAAGGCGGCGCAGCAGTTTTTGAAACAGACGAAAGTG actCCACAAGATGAGAATGAAGAAAACCTCGTCAATATCTATAACTTCTGGGTGAA ATCTCCTGAGGCTAAGAAACGAAAAGCACCTCTTAATGAGGGTGAGGCCGCCAATGGTCCATTGGCCAAGAAAGCAAAAACCACCCCAGAGAGCTCCAGCAGTGAGGACTCAAGCAGCGAGGATGaagaagctgtttccaaaccAACTAAGGCAGCTCCTGCAG CAGCCAAGGGGGTGCCTgctaaagcagcagcagctactaAAGCTGCatccagcagcagtgaggacTCCAGTgactcagaggaggaaaagaagaaggctCCTGCAAAG GCTCCTGTGAAGCCGgtggctgctgctcctgctgctggcaACACGAGGAAGAAAGACAGCAGCTCTAGCAGTGAAGAATCTGACTCTGAGGATGAGCAGCCTGCTAAAGCCCCTGCACCAA AACCAAAGGCAGGTGCAGTCACAACATCCAAGCCAGCTGTTCCTGCTAAAGGTGCAGGTCAGAAAAagcaggagagcagcagcagtgaagatAGTTCCTCAGATTCTGAAGATGAAAAACCAGCTAAG GCTCCAGTCAAAGCCACCCCAGtaaaggctgctgctgctgcagctgagtcAAGCAGTGAAGACTCTTCATCTGAAGATGAGGCTCCTCCTAGCAAAAAACCAAAAGCAG GAGCGTACAGTGCAGTCCCACCTCCTGCTTCAATCCAGAAAGCGCCAGCTGCACCAGCAGCCGCCAAGGCCAAGGACAGTGACTCCTCAGACAGCAGTGACGACAGCAGTgacgaagaagaagagaagaaagtagCTG CGAAACCTGCACCGGTAAAGACTGCTGCTACCAAACCTGCTGCAAAGAAGCAGGAATCCAGCTCTGAGAGCTCAG ATTCAAgctcagaagaagaggaggcaaagaagCCTGCTGCCAAAGTCACCCCAGCTAAAGCAGCCCCAGTCAAACCTGCTCCAGCCAAGGCCACTCCTGCTAAAAAGgaagattcagattcagactcATCAAGTtcggaggatgaagaggaggtgaagaaacCTGCAGCGAAGGTGACCCCTGCTAAGGCTGCCCCAGCAAAACCAGCCGCAGCTAAAGCTAAACCTGCTAAAGAAAGCTCCTCAGAAGAGGATTCCAGttcggaggaggaggaggagaaggcagcAGCAAAGAAACCCGCAGCTAAACCTGCACCTGCCAAGACTACTCCAGCTAAAAAAGATGAGTCCTCAAGCTCAG ATAGCAGCTCTGAAGACGAGGCTCCAGCAAAATCTGCCACTAAAACTGCAGCCCCACCGAAACCTGCCGCTGCTTCCAAACCCCCAGCCaaggcagcagagagcagctctgATTCAGAGGACTCCtctgaggatgaggaa GAACCAGCTAAGGCCAAGCCTGCAGGAACTAAGCCTGCAACCCCAGCTTTAAAGCCGGCTACCCCTGCAGCTAAgcctgctgctccagcagagagcagctcagactctgACTCCTCTTCTGAAGATGAAGACAAACCAGTCAAGGCTAAACCTGCAGCAGCTAAACCAGCTACCCCAGCTTCAAAGCCAGCTACCCCTGCAGCAAAGCCcactgcagcagagagcagctctgACTCTGATTCTTCCtctgaggatgaagaagaaccAGTGAAAGCTAAGCCAGTGGCAGCAGCTAAACCAGCTACCCCAGCAACAAAGCCCGCCACGCCTGCATCAAAGCCCGCTGCCGCGAAAGAGAGCAGCTCCGACTCTGACAGCTCAGACTCTGAGAATGAGGCCAAACCTGCAGTCAAGAAACAAGCTCCAGCGGTATCAGTGGCCAAGAAACCTGCCACTGCTGCCAAGGCTCCTGCAGACTCCAGTGAGGACAGCTccagcgaggaggaggagcccAAGAAGGCAGCACCCAAGCCCAAGCCCGCAGCCACAAaggcagctgctgctccagcaaaGAAGAAGGCTGAGGAGAGCAGCTCTGAGTCCTCGGATAGCTCTGATTCTGAGACAGAGACCAAGTCCACACCTGCTAAGCCAGCGAATGGCAAGGCAGCAACACCCAAGACAACCAGTGCAGCAGCCAAGGCCCCAGCAAAGCCAGAAGAGTCCTCATCCAGTGACAGTAgctctgaggaggaagaggccaGTAAAACTACACAAGTCAAAGTACAAAAACCTGCTGCAACAGCAAAGACAACTCCGACAGCTAAACCtaaagagagcagcagcagctcctcagacAGTTCTTCAGATGAGGAGGAAGCACCACGCAAAGCAGCCACAGCACCCACCACCCCTGCAACAAATG GTAccaaaggaaagagaaaaagagacgaAGAGTCgtcagaaagtgaggaggaagagacagaagtcacaacaccaaaaaacaagACAGTAACAACGACACCTCAGACTTTCCCTAAAGCCAGTAAGAAG TCTTCCAATATACCCTTCCGAAGaataagagaagaagaagtaaatGTGGATCCCCGTCTTGCTGACAACTCCTTTGACGCAA
- the nolc1 gene encoding nucleolar and coiled-body phosphoprotein 1 isoform X1 — translation MAAQSSVPSDLYRCVYSFLLNNKFTKAAQQFLKQTKVTPQDENEENLVNIYNFWVKSPEAKKRKAPLNEGEAANGPLAKKAKTTPESSSSEDSSSEDEEAVSKPTKAAPAAAKGVPAKAAAATKAASSSSEDSSDSEEEKKKAPAKAPVKPVAAAPAAGNTRKKDSSSSSEESDSEDEQPAKAPAPKPKAGAVTTSKPAVPAKGAGQKKQESSSSEDSSSDSEDEKPAKAPVKATPVKAAAAAAESSSEDSSSEDEAPPSKKPKAGAYSAVPPPASIQKAPAAPAAAKAKDSDSSDSSDDSSDEEEEKKVAAKPAPVKTAATKPAAKKQESSSESSDSSSEEEEAKKPAAKVTPAKAAPVKPAPAKATPAKKEDSDSDSSSSEDEEEVKKPAAKVTPAKAAPAKPAAAKAKPAKESSSEEDSSSEEEEEKAAAKKPAAKPAPAKTTPAKKDESSSSDSSSEDEAPAKSATKTAAPPKPAAASKPPAKAAESSSDSEDSSEDEEEPVKAKAAAKPATPASKRAAPLAKPAAATAAESSSDSDSSEDEEEPAKAKPAGTKPATPALKPATPAAKPAAPAESSSDSDSSSEDEDKPVKAKPAAAKPATPASKPATPAAKPTAAESSSDSDSSSEDEEEPVKAKPVAAAKPATPATKPATPASKPAAAKESSSDSDSSDSENEAKPAVKKQAPAVSVAKKPATAAKAPADSSEDSSSEEEEPKKAAPKPKPAATKAAAAPAKKKAEESSSESSDSSDSETETKSTPAKPANGKAATPKTTSAAAKAPAKPEESSSSDSSSEEEEASKTTQVKVQKPAATAKTTPTAKPKESSSSSSDSSSDEEEAPRKAATAPTTPATNGTKGKRKRDEESSESEEEETEVTTPKNKTVTTTPQTFPKASKKSSNIPFRRIREEEVNVDPRLADNSFDAKYGAKGDWGEKANDVLRFTKGKSFRHEKTKKKRGSYRGGAISTSVNSIKFDSD, via the exons ATGGCGGCGCAGAGCTCGGTGCCGAGTGATCTTTATAGATGCGTGTATTCTTTTCTGCTGAATAACAAGTTCACCAAGGCGGCGCAGCAGTTTTTGAAACAGACGAAAGTG actCCACAAGATGAGAATGAAGAAAACCTCGTCAATATCTATAACTTCTGGGTGAA ATCTCCTGAGGCTAAGAAACGAAAAGCACCTCTTAATGAGGGTGAGGCCGCCAATGGTCCATTGGCCAAGAAAGCAAAAACCACCCCAGAGAGCTCCAGCAGTGAGGACTCAAGCAGCGAGGATGaagaagctgtttccaaaccAACTAAGGCAGCTCCTGCAG CAGCCAAGGGGGTGCCTgctaaagcagcagcagctactaAAGCTGCatccagcagcagtgaggacTCCAGTgactcagaggaggaaaagaagaaggctCCTGCAAAG GCTCCTGTGAAGCCGgtggctgctgctcctgctgctggcaACACGAGGAAGAAAGACAGCAGCTCTAGCAGTGAAGAATCTGACTCTGAGGATGAGCAGCCTGCTAAAGCCCCTGCACCAA AACCAAAGGCAGGTGCAGTCACAACATCCAAGCCAGCTGTTCCTGCTAAAGGTGCAGGTCAGAAAAagcaggagagcagcagcagtgaagatAGTTCCTCAGATTCTGAAGATGAAAAACCAGCTAAG GCTCCAGTCAAAGCCACCCCAGtaaaggctgctgctgctgcagctgagtcAAGCAGTGAAGACTCTTCATCTGAAGATGAGGCTCCTCCTAGCAAAAAACCAAAAGCAG GAGCGTACAGTGCAGTCCCACCTCCTGCTTCAATCCAGAAAGCGCCAGCTGCACCAGCAGCCGCCAAGGCCAAGGACAGTGACTCCTCAGACAGCAGTGACGACAGCAGTgacgaagaagaagagaagaaagtagCTG CGAAACCTGCACCGGTAAAGACTGCTGCTACCAAACCTGCTGCAAAGAAGCAGGAATCCAGCTCTGAGAGCTCAG ATTCAAgctcagaagaagaggaggcaaagaagCCTGCTGCCAAAGTCACCCCAGCTAAAGCAGCCCCAGTCAAACCTGCTCCAGCCAAGGCCACTCCTGCTAAAAAGgaagattcagattcagactcATCAAGTtcggaggatgaagaggaggtgaagaaacCTGCAGCGAAGGTGACCCCTGCTAAGGCTGCCCCAGCAAAACCAGCCGCAGCTAAAGCTAAACCTGCTAAAGAAAGCTCCTCAGAAGAGGATTCCAGttcggaggaggaggaggagaaggcagcAGCAAAGAAACCCGCAGCTAAACCTGCACCTGCCAAGACTACTCCAGCTAAAAAAGATGAGTCCTCAAGCTCAG ATAGCAGCTCTGAAGACGAGGCTCCAGCAAAATCTGCCACTAAAACTGCAGCCCCACCGAAACCTGCCGCTGCTTCCAAACCCCCAGCCaaggcagcagagagcagctctgATTCAGAGGACTCCtctgaggatgaggaagaaCCGGTGAAAGCAAAGGCAGCAGCTAAACCAGCCACCCCGGCTTCAAAGCGTGCAGCCCCTCTTGCAAAGCctgctgcagcaacagcagcagagagcagctcagactctgACTCCTCTGAAGACGAGGAGGAACCAGCTAAGGCCAAGCCTGCAGGAACTAAGCCTGCAACCCCAGCTTTAAAGCCGGCTACCCCTGCAGCTAAgcctgctgctccagcagagagcagctcagactctgACTCCTCTTCTGAAGATGAAGACAAACCAGTCAAGGCTAAACCTGCAGCAGCTAAACCAGCTACCCCAGCTTCAAAGCCAGCTACCCCTGCAGCAAAGCCcactgcagcagagagcagctctgACTCTGATTCTTCCtctgaggatgaagaagaaccAGTGAAAGCTAAGCCAGTGGCAGCAGCTAAACCAGCTACCCCAGCAACAAAGCCCGCCACGCCTGCATCAAAGCCCGCTGCCGCGAAAGAGAGCAGCTCCGACTCTGACAGCTCAGACTCTGAGAATGAGGCCAAACCTGCAGTCAAGAAACAAGCTCCAGCGGTATCAGTGGCCAAGAAACCTGCCACTGCTGCCAAGGCTCCTGCAGACTCCAGTGAGGACAGCTccagcgaggaggaggagcccAAGAAGGCAGCACCCAAGCCCAAGCCCGCAGCCACAAaggcagctgctgctccagcaaaGAAGAAGGCTGAGGAGAGCAGCTCTGAGTCCTCGGATAGCTCTGATTCTGAGACAGAGACCAAGTCCACACCTGCTAAGCCAGCGAATGGCAAGGCAGCAACACCCAAGACAACCAGTGCAGCAGCCAAGGCCCCAGCAAAGCCAGAAGAGTCCTCATCCAGTGACAGTAgctctgaggaggaagaggccaGTAAAACTACACAAGTCAAAGTACAAAAACCTGCTGCAACAGCAAAGACAACTCCGACAGCTAAACCtaaagagagcagcagcagctcctcagacAGTTCTTCAGATGAGGAGGAAGCACCACGCAAAGCAGCCACAGCACCCACCACCCCTGCAACAAATG GTAccaaaggaaagagaaaaagagacgaAGAGTCgtcagaaagtgaggaggaagagacagaagtcacaacaccaaaaaacaagACAGTAACAACGACACCTCAGACTTTCCCTAAAGCCAGTAAGAAG TCTTCCAATATACCCTTCCGAAGaataagagaagaagaagtaaatGTGGATCCCCGTCTTGCTGACAACTCCTTTGACGCAA